A single genomic interval of Pangasianodon hypophthalmus isolate fPanHyp1 chromosome 8, fPanHyp1.pri, whole genome shotgun sequence harbors:
- the LOC113535241 gene encoding zinc finger protein 347 gives MKAGGTRRRSLRSSACSPGPSHPQVVKTEESADGTRASSVGHVNSADRENGGFLKKPIKKEEPEDEDYLYCEYCRSFFTNECNVHGPAVFVSDTPVPMGVTDRAVQTLPPGLEVQTSRIPDAGLGVFNNGEIIPVGVHFGPYEGDLVDKEEAMSSGYSWVIYKSKQCEEYIDAKRELHANWMRYVNCARNNDEQNLVAFQYQGGILYRSCRPIKPGQELLLSYEEKYAKDLGITFDYIYNRKCSVNGEKRYHCSQCRKNFSRHSHLQRHQRIHTGEKPYYCSQCGKSFTQQSHLQQHQRIHTGEKPYHCSECGKSFTGQSHLQVHQRVHTGEKPYQCSQCGKSFTEKGTLKAHQRIHTGEKPYHCSQCGKCFTERGSLKTHQRVHTGEKPFYCSECGKSFTERGSLKTHERIHTGEKPYHCSACGQRFTYSVTLKTHKCTNAKPLHSESWPLTPHSSPVGGAPELYKGFTNPRKTLKKQKKQKNRSSSGSPERPLDPCPLSPSEHHMCTLHEVCSEDCSEDYLRQFGPVIMEPEPEPEPLDPSTTACTPGPEHSQLCEAVTTPVDDEHGGFQNKPVKKEEPDDQDCLYCELCRSFFTSECNVHGPAVFVPDTPVPMGVTDRAIQTLPPGLEVRESNIPDAGLGVFNKGEIIPIGVHFGPYQGEAMNSDFSVVIYRRKKREEYIDARRDKNGNWMRYVNCARNNDEKNLVAFRYQGGILYRCCQPIKPGQELLLSYEEEYADDLSITFGCLSNKKCTDNEMNGTLQVISCSFCPLWYTSQIDLHKHVQRCHSEEYERLQKSEEIKHENLILTRSPSSQCDEYRKMQANTIPRQMQKKIHHCSDCGKSFTQQSQLKEHRCIHTGEKVYQCPECGKSFIRESILKLHQRIHTGEKPYQCTQCEKSFTQQSSLQQHQRTHTGEKPYHCLECGKNFTRQSHLQQHQRIHTGEKPYHCAQCGKSFNRGSCLQQHQRTHTGEKPYHCSQCGKSFFRGSHLQEHQRVHTGEKPFQCSQCGKTFTYHSTLQEHQRIHTGEKPYHCKQCGKSFSHYSSFQKHQRIHTGEKPYQCSQCGKSFNQEGILKHHQRIHTGEKPYRCLACGKSFTRQSHLQQHQHIHTGEKPYQCSQCGKSFTHSSSLQQHQRIHTGEKPYQCSQCGKSFTKHSHFKVHQRIHTGEKPYHCLACGKSFTRQSHLKQHQRIHTGEKPYQCSQCGKSFTHSSTLQVHQRIHTGEKPYHCSQCGQRFTRLRRLNTHTCDTTKPV, from the exons ATGAAAGCAGGAGGAACCAGGAGGCGCTCTTTAAGGAGCTCTGCATGCTCCCCTGGACCTTCTCACCCACAG GTTGTGAAGACAGAAGAGTCTGCAGATGGAACGAGAGCAAGCTCTGTGGGACACGTCAACTCTGCGGACAGAGAGAATGGAGGATTCCTGAAGAAACCTATAAAAAAGGAGGAACCTGAAGATGAAGACTACCTTT ACTGTGAGTACTGCAGATCCTTCTTCACCAATGAGTGTAACGTTCATGGTCCAGCTGTGTTTGTCTCTGATACTCCTGTTCCCATGGGAGTCACTGACCGAGCCGTACAAACCCTTCCACCCGGTCTGGAGGTTCAGACGTCCCGTATTCCTGACGCGGGCCTGGGAGTGTTCAATAACGGCGAGATTATTCCTGTTGGTGTGCACTTCGGACCCTATGAGGGAGATCTGGTAGACAAAGAGGAAGCCATGAGCAGTGGCTACTCGTGGGTG ATATACAAGAGCAAGCAGTGTGAGGAATACATAGATGCCAAGAGAGAGTTGCATGCTAATTGGATGAG GTATGTGAATTGTGCTCGTAATAACGATGAGCAGAATCTGGTGGCTTTCCAGTATCAAGGGGGGATTCTGTACCGTTCCTGTCGTCCCATTAAACCAGGACAGGAGCTCTTATTGTCATATGAAGAGAAGTATGCCAAAGATCTCGGCATCACCTTCGACTACATCTATAACAGAAAGTGCTCAGTGAATG gagagaagcgttatcactgctcacagtgcaGGAAGAATTTCAGCAGACATAGTCATCTCCAgcgacaccagcgcattcacacgggagagaagccgtatTACTGCTCACAGtgcgggaagagttttactcagCAGAGTCATCTGCAACagcaccagcgcattcacacaggagagaagccgtatcactgctcagagtgtgggaagagttttacagGACAGAGTCATCTTCAGGTACACCAGCGTGTTCACACAGGCGAGAAGCCGTACCAGTGCTCGCAGtgcgggaagagttttactGAGAAAGGCACTCTCAAGgcacaccagcgcattcacacaggagagaagccgtatcactgctcacagtgcgGGAAGTGTTTTACTGAGAGAGGGAGTCTCAAGACACACCAACGCGTTCACACCGGAGAGAAGCCGTTTTACTGCTCAGAGTGCGGGAAGAGTTTTACCGAGAGAGGGAGTCTCAAAACACAcgagcgcattcacacaggagaaaaaccGTATCATTGCTCAGCATGTGGACAGAGATTCACTTActctgtaacattaaaaacacacaagtgcACCAACGCGAAACCATT GCATTCTGAATCCTGGCcactcactcctcactccaGCCCAGTAGGTGGTGCTCCTGAGCTCTATAAGGGCTTCACCAACCCCAGAAAAACGctaaagaagcagaagaagcagaagaacaGAAGCAGCAGTGGCTCTCCAGAGCGACCTCTGGATCCGTGTCCACTTTCTCCATCTGAGCATCACATGTGCACTTTGCATGAAGTGTGCAGTGAGGATTGCAGTGAGGATTATTTGCGCCAGTTTGGACCTGTTATAAtggaaccagaaccagaaccagaaccactGGACCCCAGCACCACTGCATGCACACCTGGTCCTGAGCACTCACAG CTTTGTGAGGCTGTGACGACCCCTGTGGATGACGAGCATGGAGGATTCCAGAATAAACCTGTAAAAAAGGAGGAACCTGATGACCAAGACTGTCTTT ACTGTGAGCTCTGCAGATCCTTCTTCACCAGCGAGTGTAATGTTCATGGTCCAGCTGTCTTTGTCCCCGATACCCCTGTTCCCATGGGGGTCACTGACCGAGCCATACAAACCCTTCCTCCTGGTCTAGAAGTTCGAGAGTCCAATATTCCTGATGCAGGCCTGGGAGTGTTTAATAAAGGAGAGATTATTCCAATTGGTGTGCACTTCGGACCCTATCAAGGAGAAGCTATGAACAGTGACTTCTCTGTGGTG ATATACAGGAGAAAGAAGCGTGAGGAATACATAGATGCCAGAAGAGACAAAAATGGAAACTGGATGAG gtaTGTGAATTGTGCTCGTAATAATGATGAGAAGAATCTGGTGGCATTCCGGTATCAAGGGGGAATTCTGTACCGTTGCTGTCAACCCATTAAACCAGGACAGGAGCTCTTGCTGTCATATGAAGAGGAGTATGCTGACGATCTCAGCATTACGTTTGGTTGCCTCAGTAACAAAAAGTGCACAGACAATG AAATGAACGGCACCCTGCAAGTCATCTCTTGCTCCTTTTGTCCACTTTGGTATACATCTCAAATTGATCTACACAAACATGTTCAGAGATGCCAcagtgaagaatatgagagactGCAAAAATCAGAAGAGATTAAACATGAGAATCTAATACTGACGAGAAGTCCCAGTAGTCAGTGCGATGAGTACCGTAAGATGCAGGCTAACACCATTCCCAgacaaatgcagaaaaaaattcacCACTGCTCAGACTGTGGCAAAAGTTTTACTCAACAAAGTCAACTCAAGGAGCACCGgtgcattcacacaggagagaaggtGTATCAGTGCCcagagtgtgggaagagttttattcGAGAGAGTATTCTCAAACtgcaccagcgcattcacacaggagagaagccgtatcagtgcACACAGTGCGAGAAGAGTTTTACTCAGCAGAGTTCTCTCCAACAacaccagcgcactcacacTGGGGAGAAGCCATATCACTGCTTAGAGTGTGGGAAGAATTTTACCCGACAGAGTCATCTCCAacaacaccagcgcattcacacaggagagaaaccgtatcactgtgcacagtgtgggaagagttttaatcgAGGGAGTTGTCTCCAACAacaccagcgcactcacacaggagagaagccgtatcactgttctcagtgtgggaagagttttttTCGAGGGAGTCATCTCCAAGAACACCAACGTGTTCACACGGGAGAGAAACCATTtcagtgctcacagtgtgggaagactTTTACTTACCATAGTACTCTCCAAgaacaccagcgcattcacacaggagagaagccgtatcactgcaaacagtgtgggaagagttttagtCACTACAGCTCTTTCCAAAagcaccagcgcattcacacgggAGAGAAGCCATATCAGTGCTCACAGTGCGGAAAGAGTTTTAATCAAGAGGGTATTCTCAAACAccatcagcgcattcacacaggagagaagccgtatcgcTGCTTAGCGTGCGGGAAGAGTTTTACCAGACAGAGTCATCTCCAGCAACaccaacacattcacacaggggAGAAACCGTATCAGTGCTCACAGtgcgggaagagttttactcacAGCAGTTCTCTCCAgcaacaccagcgcattcacacaggagagaaaccgtatCAGTGCTCACAGTGCGGCAAGAGTTTTACCAAACACAGTCATTTCAAAGtgcaccagcgcattcacactggagagaagccgtatcactgcttaGCGTGTGGGAAGAGCTTTACCAGACAGAGCCATCTGAAGCagcaccagcgcattcacaccggagagaagccgtatcagtgctcacagtgtggCAAGAGTTTTACTCACAGCAGCACTCTCCAAgtacaccagcgcattcacacaggagagaaaccgtatcactgctcacagtgtggacaAAGATTCACTCGTTTAAGAAGATTAAATACACACACGTGCGATACCACAAAGCCAGTGTGA